Within Xanthomonas oryzae pv. oryzae, the genomic segment GGTCGCGCGCCATGGCGAACAACAGGCGCGATGTGGCCGCTTGTGCCACCAGCGAATTGGCGATTGCCGCGCTGATGGCGACCGTGAGCGCAATGACGATCTGCAGCCATGGCCCGGCGATCAATCGCCCGATCTCGAAGAACGCATCGTTGGATGCTTGCGCACTGGGGTAGCGCTGCAGGGTGGGTTGCAGCAATGCCGCCAGCCAGGTTTGCAAGACGAATACGCCTGCCACGATCAGCAACGCGAGCAAGGTGGCACGCCCCACCACACGGTTGCCGCCGCGCGCCTCTTCGGACAAGGTGGAGATCGCATCGAAGCCGAGGAACGACACCACCGCCACCGACAATGCGCTGAAGATCACGTGTGGGGAAAACGCTTGCGGGTCATAGATGGGGCGCCAACTCCAGTGCGCGCCATTGACGCCGCGCTGGATCGCCAACGTCGCCAGCACCAGGAATACCGCCAATACCACCAACTGGCCAAGCAGAAAAAAGCGATTGGCACGTGCGGTGGTTTCGATACCGCGTAGGTTGACCACCGTGTTGAGCACGACGAAGAACCCGATCCACGCCGGCTGCGGCACTGCCGGCACCACGTTGTACATCGCGTTGGCGCCGACCACATACAGCAGCGTCGGTACCAGCAGATAGTCGAGCAGAATCGCCCAACCAGCCAGAAAGCCCATGCCGCTGTTCAGCCCGCGCCCGACGTAGGCATACACCGAGCCAGCCACCGGAAATGCCTGCGACATCTGCTGGTAGCTCAGCGCGGTGAACAGCATCGCCACGAAGCCGACCAGATAGGTCAGCGGCACCATTCCGGCGCTGATGTCGAAGACGCCGCCGAAGATCGAGAACGGCGCCGTCGGCACCATGGACACCAGCCCGTAGATCAACAGATCCTTGAGCGTGAGCTGCCGCTTGAGCTCTTGTGCGTAGCCGAAGCGTTCCAGCGTGGCCGCATCGTCGCGGCGTGGTGTGTCGGTCATGCAGGTGTCCGGGGAAAGGGATGCCGACGCGCAGCGCAGATGCTGAAGGGACCTGAACGCCCGTTCTGCGCTGCAGTCATGTGACCGGCATTGTGCCGATAATGTGGCCCACACACCCATCCATTGGCAAAAGTGCTAGGTTTTCCCTGCTGGTTGTCGCTTGTGGGCAACCACCGGTACCGAGGAATCACCATGTTCGAAATTCTAGCCAGCCTGGGCCGCGATCTGCAGGCGTCGCAAACGGTTAATAGCTGCCTGGATCGGGTGTTTCGCGATGTCTGTGCGCTCGGCTTCCAGTCGTTGGTCTACGACTACGCACCGGTGCCGCTGAGCATGGAGGGCGCGCTGATCACGCCAACGGTGTTCATGCAGCGCAATGCGCCAGGCGATATGCAGCATGTCTGGTGCGAGCACGGGTACTACCAACATGACCCCGTTCAGCAGCGTGCAACGCGACGTAACACCCCGTTCGTATGGTCGTACCGCACCGACGGCGATTGCGCTGGGGTGGAATATGTGGGTGGACAGCACCGGCAAGTCACGCGTTACTTGTGCGATAGCGGCATGGGTACCGGTGTCACCGTGCCGCTGCATCTGCCCGGTGGCGCGTTCGCCACCTTTAGCGCTGCGATTGATGCCGTGGCTGCGGAAGCGCTGCGTCTGGCCGAGTCGCAGTTATTGCCCTTCTTGCTGCTGGCACATGCTTTCCAGGCGCGTGCGCAGGAATTGCTGGACCCGCAGGAACGCCGCTGCCACCACATTCCATTGACCCGTCGCGAGCGCGAATGCCTGCAGTATTCGGCCAAAGGCCTGACCTCCAAACGTATCGCCGCGGCGCTCAACCGCTCCACCGCCACGGTGAACCTGCATCTGAATTCGGCTGCCCGCAAACTGGGGGCACGTAACCGCGTGGAAGCGGTGGTGCGTGGTATGCACTATCGGTTGCTGGAGCCATAATTATTCCCTGAGCATGCCTGCGTACCGGGTTTGACATGGCGGAGGACGCGCGTGATGCGCTTGCTTGGCGTTGCTGCCTCCGTTGGCCAGCGCTCATCCCGCGGTTTCAGCCGAGCCGAGTACGGCGGCTTCACCAGACGCGATAGATGCGTTGATTTGCAGCGAGGACGTCGATCAAAAGCGATGTCGAGTCGCGCCATCTCCGCCGCAACCGGCATCCGAGCGCATTCAAACCTGTGAGATTTGCCAGTTAACGCCAGTCGGCCCGCTCGCTAGGCTCGGGGCACATCATTGCCGCAGGCAGGCGCAGGTCATGCAGTGCACCGAAGGGCACGTCGAATTCCGCGGCTATCGCACCTGGTACCGCATTACCGGCGACCTGCGCGCGGACGCCTGCCCGTTGCTGGTGCTGCATGGCGGCCCCGGCTGCACCCATGACTACCTGGACAGCTTCAAGGATCTGGCGGCCAGCGGCCGTGCGGTCATTCATTACGACCAGCTCGGCAACGGCAACTCGACCCATCTGCCCAATGCCGATCCAGCTTTCTGGACGGTCGGGCTCTTTCTGGACGAGCTGCAGACGCTGATCGCCCATCTCGCGCTGTCGCAGTACGCCTTGCTGGGCCAATCCTGGGGCGGAATGCTGGCGGCCGAGCATGCCGTGCGCCGTCCAGCCGGCCTGCGCGCGCTGGTGATCGCCAATTCGCCAGCGTCGATGGGCTTGTGGCGGGCCGCTGCATTACGTCTACGTGCGCGTTTGCCCGACGACATCCAGGCTGCGCTGGATGCGCATGAAGCTGCCGGTACGCTGGACCACCCGGCCTACCGCGCCGCCAGCCAGGTGTTCTACGCGCAGCACGTCTGTCGCTTGTTGCCATGGCCTGCCGAGGTGGCGCGCACGTTCGCCGCCGTCGATGCCGACCCGACCGTGTATCACGCCATGAACGGGCCGACCGAATTCCACGTGGTGGGCAGTTTGCGCAACTGGAGCAT encodes:
- a CDS encoding APC family permease, with translation MTDTPRRDDAATLERFGYAQELKRQLTLKDLLIYGLVSMVPTAPFSIFGGVFDISAGMVPLTYLVGFVAMLFTALSYQQMSQAFPVAGSVYAYVGRGLNSGMGFLAGWAILLDYLLVPTLLYVVGANAMYNVVPAVPQPAWIGFFVVLNTVVNLRGIETTARANRFFLLGQLVVLAVFLVLATLAIQRGVNGAHWSWRPIYDPQAFSPHVIFSALSVAVVSFLGFDAISTLSEEARGGNRVVGRATLLALLIVAGVFVLQTWLAALLQPTLQRYPSAQASNDAFFEIGRLIAGPWLQIVIALTVAISAAIANSLVAQAATSRLLFAMARDRQLPAFLRYIHPRTAVPQRAILLVAGLSIVLGEVFVGQIALLSSLCNVGALTAFVLLHIAVLWHFRAQGRRVLHGLAPLIGIVILAYVLLNADTHAQLGGTAWMVVGLTVLAFLKLSGRSTEFRASDAVE
- a CDS encoding proline iminopeptidase-family hydrolase; protein product: MQCTEGHVEFRGYRTWYRITGDLRADACPLLVLHGGPGCTHDYLDSFKDLAASGRAVIHYDQLGNGNSTHLPNADPAFWTVGLFLDELQTLIAHLALSQYALLGQSWGGMLAAEHAVRRPAGLRALVIANSPASMGLWRAAALRLRARLPDDIQAALDAHEAAGTLDHPAYRAASQVFYAQHVCRLLPWPAEVARTFAAVDADPTVYHAMNGPTEFHVVGSLRNWSIIERLHCITAPTLVLSGKYDEATPETVEPYARLIPDARWHVFANSSHMPHVEERVACMRLVGNFLDDQTPRPGRQMVRSSALANRAV
- a CDS encoding LuxR family transcriptional regulator → MFEILASLGRDLQASQTVNSCLDRVFRDVCALGFQSLVYDYAPVPLSMEGALITPTVFMQRNAPGDMQHVWCEHGYYQHDPVQQRATRRNTPFVWSYRTDGDCAGVEYVGGQHRQVTRYLCDSGMGTGVTVPLHLPGGAFATFSAAIDAVAAEALRLAESQLLPFLLLAHAFQARAQELLDPQERRCHHIPLTRRERECLQYSAKGLTSKRIAAALNRSTATVNLHLNSAARKLGARNRVEAVVRGMHYRLLEP